Proteins encoded within one genomic window of Manis pentadactyla isolate mManPen7 chromosome 4, mManPen7.hap1, whole genome shotgun sequence:
- the LOC118917704 gene encoding inactive serine/threonine-protein kinase TEX14-like, which yields MVEFMQRCTSHMQAIIQGFSCDLLKIDPPWRLICSLPRFGSLVQGKLRHPHLLQLMAVGLSQELEKTHLVYERVAIGTLFGVLHEQRSQFPMLHVEVIVKLLLQMLMP from the exons ATGGTGGAGTTCATGCAGCGCTGCACCTCCCACATGCAGGCCATCATCCAGGGTTTCTCCTGTGACCTCCTGAAGATTGACCCCCCTTGGCGGCTCATCTGCAGCCTGCCCCGGTTTGGGAGCCTCGTGCAGGG CAAGCTGCGGCACCCCCACCTGCTGCAACTGATGGCTGTGGGCCTGtcccaggagctggagaagacccACCTGGTGTATGAGCGTGTCGCTATCGGCACACTGTTTGGTGTCCTCCATGAACAG AGGTCCCAGTTCCCCATGCTACACGTGGAGGTGATAGTGAAGCTGCTGCTCCAGATGCTGATGCCCTGA